Proteins encoded in a region of the Zea mays cultivar B73 chromosome 2, Zm-B73-REFERENCE-NAM-5.0, whole genome shotgun sequence genome:
- the LOCLOC100191774 gene encoding uncharacterized protein LOC100191774, whose amino-acid sequence MITALQVSGGGLPLLFARRRRRAFRPPQAVASDAAAAAEGTAREDGGKVALGGSGVAVTKLGVGAWSWGDTTYWNEFRWDDTKLKAAKGAFDASIDCGITFFDTAEVYGAGVSGAINSESLLGRFIKERQRKEQVDVAVATKFAALPWRFGRGSVICALKASLDRLGVSSVELYQLHWPGIWGNEDYLDGLGDAVEQGLVKAVGVSNYSEKRLRDAYERLRKRGVPLASNQVNYSLIYRNPEENGVKAACDELGVTLIAYSPIAQGALTGKYTPESPPKGPRGRIYTPEFLTKLQPLINRIKEIGGSYGRTSTQVVLNWLVCQGNVVPIPGAKNAEQAREFAGALGWSLAPDEVEELRSMARQVKPVIGFPVEKL is encoded by the exons ATGATCACGGCCCTGCAGGTCTCCGGCGGCGGCCTGCCGCTCCTGTTcgcccggcgccggcgccgggcgTTCCGGCCGCCCCAAGCGGTGGCGtccgacgccgccgccgccgccgagggcACGGCGAGGGAGGATGGCGGGAAGGTGGCCCTGGGCGGGTCCGGCGTAGCCGTCACCAAGCTCGGCGTCGGGGCGTGGTCCTGGGGCGACACCACCTACTGGAACGAGTTCCGGTGGGACG ATACGAAGCTGAAGGCAGCCAAAGGAGCGTTTGACGCGAGCATCGACTGCGGAATAACCTTCTTCGACACCGCCGAAGTGTACGGAGCAGGG GTATCGGGAGCGATTAATTCAGAGAGTTTACTAGGAAG GTTTATCAAGGAGAGGCAGCGGAAGGAGCAGGTGGACGTGGCTGTCGCGACCAAGTTCGCAGCTCTTCCATGGAGGTTCGGTCGTGGGAGCGTCATCTGCGCGCTCAAGGCCTCGCTGGATCGCCTTGGCGTCTCTTCGGTTGAGCTCTACCAACTCCATTG GCCAGGGATATGGGGCAACGAAG ACTACCTGGACGGCCTTGGAGACGCTGTGGAGCAAGGGCTTGTGAAGGCAGTCGGGGTCTCAAACTACAGCG agAAACGTCTCCGAGACGCGTACGAGCGCCTCAGGAAGAGGGGGGTCCCGCTCGCCTCCAACCAGGTGAACTACAGCCTGATATACCGGAACCCGGAGGAGAACGGGGTGAAGGCGGCCTGCGACGAGCTCGGCGTCACTCTGATCGCGTACTCCCCGATCGCCCAAG GTGCTCTGACGGGAAAGTACACGCCGGAGAGTCCTCCTAAAGGCCCTCGAGGACGGATATACACGCCGGAGTTCCTGACGAAG CTCCAGCCACTTATCAACCGGATCAAGGAGATCGGAGGAAGCTACGGGAGGACTTCAACCCAG GTGGTGCTGAACTGGCTGGTGTGCCAGGGCAACGTGGTGCCGATCCCGGGCGCCAAGAACGCCGAGCAGGCGCGGGAGTTCGCTGGCGCTCTCGGGTGGAGCCTGGCGCCCGACGAGGTGGAGGAGCTCCGGTCCATGGCGCGCCAGGTCAAGCCCGTCATCGGCTTCCCAGTGGAGAAGCTGTGA